From the genome of Hyphobacterium sp. CCMP332:
ACAACAAGTGATCGCGGACCGAACGACAGATGAGACGCGGCGGGTGGCTCTAAAAAGCTTTGCGACTGCCCTAGATTGGACACCGCATTCTGAATTGCGAGAACGCTACCAAACAGCAACGGCGATTAGCCATTTAGTCGTTGAGCATGGAATTGAAAATGCCGCCGCTTTAACATTTTTGGCACCAGGTGAAAGAGCGTCCGAATTAAGCGCAAGTCAAATCGAAAAATTGTTAGAAATATCATATAATAACCTTATTGATTGGCATATATTTATTTCCAATAACGACGTTCGAATTGTAAACAATCTGTCGTTTCCTGATGTTGATAATTTGTATTCAATAAGGGAAGAAAATATTTCAGATGTGCTTTCAGTTACTGGCTTCAACGAAATAAGTCGAAATGAAAAGATAAAGAAATATGACCGAAGATGCGATGAGGTTGTAATAAATGTTATTGCTAGATGGAAAAAAATAATCTCGTCCGAAATTCCTAATATAGATAACAAATCATTGTCATCGATCTTTAATGCGATGATATTTGTTAGAGCATGCGAAGATCAAAAACGACAAGATTTTTTGGACGAAGAAAGAGTATTGTTAGCTGAATTATCAAATTCCGATGAATCCAAAATATCAGAAATATTAAGGGCCGTACTTCGTAAATTTGAAATAATGCCAGATGATTTGAATTTTATTGATTGGGAAGATGTCAATAAGTTTGATATTTTGGATAAGTATACAGTTGAAAATCTATTTATCGACTTCTATAGGCCTAGATCTGTTAGCTATAATTTCAATTTCGCTTTGATGTCAAAGCATGCATTGAGCAGAATATATGAAAAATACATTTCTCTTTTATATTACACCGAGAATGAAAAGGATTCTCAGATAAGTTTTTTACCGACTTTACCTAGCGTTGCTCAACCAGAAAAATCGGGGTCTGTATTCACACCTCAATATATAGCTTCATTTTTTTCGCGATATCTTCGTGATAATACACCGCCTAGGCGATTCCGACAGTTAAAGGTAATCGATCCAGCGTGTGGGTCAGGGATTTTTCTTAGAACGGTTCTTGAGCATCAAGCTAGTCCACTTGATTTTCGGGTGGATCGAACGTCAATTGATGCAGCGTTCGCTAACATTTATGGCATAGATAGAGACCCAAATGCGTGTTCAGCAACGCGGTTATCGCTTGCGCTATTACACTTGGTAATTACTGACGAGATACCGTCAAGGCCACTCCAGATAAGCAACACTGACGCTCTTGATGCCTTTCTAAATCGAGAAGTGGGCGTCAATTCCTTTGATGCTGTAATTGCAAACCCGCCATATATTAAATTGGATCATCTCAATGAAGCTGATCGGGATAAGATCTCAAATGTGCTAGGCGACTTGAAAGAGCAACGGGTTGATTCCTATCTAGCATTTGTGGCTATGGCGATGCACATCGCGCGACCTGGTGGGTTTGTATGTCTAGTTTTACCGCAAGCTTTTTTATCATCGCGTAACGCTAGCAAAGTGCGGAGTTGGATTTCGAAAGAATTTACCGTCCGGCTTTGTGCAGACTTGAGTTCACTGGATGTGTTTAGTGGCGTGGGCGCCTACACTCTACTTCTGATTTTGGAGAAGGTTGGCCCTAGGCAATCCCAAGTTAGAGCAACGATCGCTAAAATTGCTGACTATGTTGGGCCCGCTCTCCAAGCATGCTTGGATGGCAGAGCGGTAGACACCCCTTATTATAGTGTTTTTGACGTTGAGCAGGATTATTTTGATAAAGTAAATTGGGTGTTGCTCTCCCCAGAGGAAAACCGGCTAGATCGACTTCTAAACAGTCACAAAACGCTTTCTGTTTATATGTCGGTTAAACAGGGGTTTGTTACCGGCGCTGATAAGGTGTTCATTCGTTCCAAAAAGGACATCCCCCTGAAGGAGCGGGCAGTTTGGCTTGATTATCTCAAAGATAGAGAAATTTCGCGTTACGAATTGCCAAAAAATGTAAATAGCGTTGTGTTTTTCCCTTTTCAAAATGGTAAGCCATTGGAGGAAAAAGAGCTTAAAGAACTTTATCCGAAGTCATATGAGTATCTATTGAGTCACAAAGGGATTCTTGAAAAACGTGGCGCTGTTTCTAGGCACGCCAATCCTTGGTGGCGACCAGTTCGGCCTCGAGGTCCTGACGTAATGTGCAGGCCGAAAATTGTTTGCCCACACCTGATGCTGGTTCCGAGATTTGGTATAGATAGGCGTGGCTCGTTCGCGGTAAGTCATACTCCAATGGTATTGGGGAGGGATGCGGATGATGATAATCATGTTCTTCTAAATTATTTTGCCGCCGTTCTAAATTCATCGGTAGCTAGGTGGTATCTCAACACACATGCACCCCGATATAGTAAGGGGTATGTCAGAATTGAGGTCGCATCACTTAAAGCGATGCCTGTGCCAAACCCAAAAAACGTTCCCATTTCGACACTGAAAACAATTTCGGACAAAATTGACGATCAAAACTGTAACGAAAAAGAACGGCAAATCGAGTTAGATGAGATTATATCAGATTTATTTGGCTTGGACATTGAGCTTAAACGGTATCTAAATGTTGGAGATTAATGAATCTGAAATTGTAAAGAGGCGTAGCCGTCTAGAAGCCGTTCTCAATCAGATATGTCGTAACAGTAAAGCTAATGTTCAAATAATAAACGGAAATGATTGTGTTGAATTGGTTTTAACACAAGGACAAACAAGAGCAGCTTCTCTTCTAAGGTACCCATCTCGAAAAGAAAGTATATACCTTAATTTTGTTGAGCGTTGGAGTTTGGTGAGTGCCGAAAAATACAACCTAATTCAATCTTATTTACACATTTATGAATATAATAAAATAAAAGATTGTGAAGAAGAGGTGATTGCCTACCATTGCGATCCATATATTAGTGGAGCTGAAAATAACATATATATGAAATTACCGCATATGCATTTCAAAGATTTACGACGTGATTTGTCTAAAGCGCACATTTCTGTTTGTTTGATTGGCCAGGCGACTGTCTATAAATCGCCAAGTGATTACAGCAATGAGCTTGCTCGTGTGGTGAGATTAATAAATGTCGAGTTGATGTCTCGGTTGGGCTAGGAGTTTA
Proteins encoded in this window:
- a CDS encoding N-6 DNA methylase; this encodes MKAFDYLQQVIADRTTDETRRVALKSFATALDWTPHSELRERYQTATAISHLVVEHGIENAAALTFLAPGERASELSASQIEKLLEISYNNLIDWHIFISNNDVRIVNNLSFPDVDNLYSIREENISDVLSVTGFNEISRNEKIKKYDRRCDEVVINVIARWKKIISSEIPNIDNKSLSSIFNAMIFVRACEDQKRQDFLDEERVLLAELSNSDESKISEILRAVLRKFEIMPDDLNFIDWEDVNKFDILDKYTVENLFIDFYRPRSVSYNFNFALMSKHALSRIYEKYISLLYYTENEKDSQISFLPTLPSVAQPEKSGSVFTPQYIASFFSRYLRDNTPPRRFRQLKVIDPACGSGIFLRTVLEHQASPLDFRVDRTSIDAAFANIYGIDRDPNACSATRLSLALLHLVITDEIPSRPLQISNTDALDAFLNREVGVNSFDAVIANPPYIKLDHLNEADRDKISNVLGDLKEQRVDSYLAFVAMAMHIARPGGFVCLVLPQAFLSSRNASKVRSWISKEFTVRLCADLSSLDVFSGVGAYTLLLILEKVGPRQSQVRATIAKIADYVGPALQACLDGRAVDTPYYSVFDVEQDYFDKVNWVLLSPEENRLDRLLNSHKTLSVYMSVKQGFVTGADKVFIRSKKDIPLKERAVWLDYLKDREISRYELPKNVNSVVFFPFQNGKPLEEKELKELYPKSYEYLLSHKGILEKRGAVSRHANPWWRPVRPRGPDVMCRPKIVCPHLMLVPRFGIDRRGSFAVSHTPMVLGRDADDDNHVLLNYFAAVLNSSVARWYLNTHAPRYSKGYVRIEVASLKAMPVPNPKNVPISTLKTISDKIDDQNCNEKERQIELDEIISDLFGLDIELKRYLNVGD